From Hartmannibacter diazotrophicus, a single genomic window includes:
- the cyoB gene encoding cytochrome o ubiquinol oxidase subunit I: MTATSEPWSPIFGRLTLDSIPYHEPILVVTFIVVALGGLAVLGAMTYFRLWGPFWTNWVTSVDHKKIGVMYMVLGLIMFVRGFSDAIMMRLQQAIAFGGSAGYLPPHHYDQVFTAHGVIMIFFAAMPFVTGLMNFVVPLQIGARDVSFPFLNNFSFWMTAAGAVLVMISLFVGEFARTGWLAYPPLSELQYSPDVGVDYYIWALQIAGIGTLLSGVNLVATIVKMRAPGMKLMQMPVFTWTALCTNILIVAAFPVLTAVLAMLSLDRYIGTNFFTNDAGGNPMMYVNLIWIWGHPEVYILVLPVFGVFSEVVATFSGKRLFGYASMVYATVVITILSYLVWLHHFFTMGSGASVNSFFGITTMIISIPTGAKMFNWLFTMYKGRIRFELPMMWSIAFMLTFVIGGMTGVMLAVPPADFVLHNSLFLIAHFHNVIIGGVVFGTFAGISYWFPKAFGFKLDPHWGKLSFWFWVVGFYFAFMPLYVLGLMGVTRRMNHFDDASLQIWFVLAAFGALLIAIGIACFFVQIYVSIRDRERLKDVTGDPWDARTLEWSTSSPPPAYNYAFTPVVHDHDAWYDMKTRGYVRPTEGFIPIHMPKNTGTGAILAGLAVVFGFAMIWHIWWLAALGFAGILVVAIGHTFNYARDYYIDARSVSETEADRSRLLASQA, from the coding sequence ATGACTGCGACATCCGAACCCTGGAGCCCGATCTTCGGACGGCTCACCCTCGACTCCATCCCCTACCACGAGCCGATCCTGGTCGTGACCTTCATCGTCGTCGCCCTCGGCGGCTTGGCGGTGCTCGGCGCCATGACCTATTTCCGCCTCTGGGGGCCGTTCTGGACCAACTGGGTGACCAGCGTCGATCACAAGAAGATCGGCGTCATGTATATGGTGCTCGGTCTCATCATGTTCGTGCGCGGCTTTTCCGACGCAATCATGATGCGCCTGCAGCAGGCGATCGCCTTCGGCGGTTCGGCCGGCTACCTGCCGCCGCATCACTACGATCAGGTCTTCACCGCCCATGGCGTGATCATGATCTTCTTCGCCGCGATGCCCTTCGTCACCGGCCTGATGAACTTCGTGGTGCCGCTGCAGATCGGCGCGCGCGACGTCTCCTTCCCCTTCCTCAACAACTTCAGCTTCTGGATGACGGCGGCCGGCGCCGTGCTGGTCATGATCTCGCTCTTCGTCGGCGAGTTCGCCCGCACCGGCTGGCTGGCCTATCCGCCGCTTTCGGAACTGCAATACAGCCCCGACGTCGGCGTCGACTATTACATCTGGGCGCTGCAGATCGCCGGCATCGGCACGCTGCTTTCGGGCGTCAACCTGGTCGCCACCATCGTCAAGATGCGCGCGCCGGGCATGAAGCTGATGCAGATGCCGGTGTTCACCTGGACGGCGCTGTGCACCAACATTCTCATCGTCGCCGCCTTCCCGGTGCTGACGGCCGTCCTCGCGATGCTCTCGCTCGACCGCTATATCGGCACCAACTTCTTCACCAACGATGCCGGCGGCAATCCGATGATGTATGTGAACCTCATCTGGATCTGGGGCCATCCGGAGGTCTACATCCTCGTGCTGCCTGTCTTCGGCGTCTTCTCCGAAGTCGTCGCGACCTTCTCCGGCAAGCGCCTCTTCGGCTATGCCTCGATGGTCTACGCGACCGTGGTGATCACGATCCTGTCCTATCTCGTCTGGCTGCACCACTTCTTCACGATGGGGTCGGGCGCCAGCGTCAATTCCTTCTTCGGCATCACGACGATGATCATCTCGATCCCGACGGGCGCGAAGATGTTCAACTGGCTCTTCACCATGTACAAGGGCCGCATCCGCTTCGAACTGCCGATGATGTGGTCGATCGCCTTCATGCTGACCTTCGTCATCGGCGGCATGACCGGCGTCATGCTGGCGGTGCCGCCGGCCGACTTCGTGCTGCACAACTCGCTGTTCCTGATCGCGCATTTCCACAACGTGATCATCGGCGGCGTCGTCTTCGGCACCTTCGCCGGCATTTCCTACTGGTTCCCGAAGGCCTTCGGCTTCAAGCTCGATCCCCACTGGGGCAAGCTCTCCTTCTGGTTCTGGGTGGTTGGCTTCTACTTCGCCTTCATGCCGCTCTATGTGTTGGGCCTGATGGGCGTCACCCGCCGCATGAACCACTTCGACGATGCCTCGCTGCAGATCTGGTTCGTGCTCGCCGCCTTCGGCGCCCTGCTGATCGCAATCGGCATTGCCTGCTTCTTCGTGCAGATCTACGTCTCGATCCGCGACCGCGAGCGTCTCAAGGACGTGACGGGCGATCCGTGGGACGCGCGCACGCTGGAATGGTCCACGTCGTCGCCGCCGCCGGCCTACAACTACGCCTTCACGCCGGTGGTCCACGACCATGACGCCTGGTACGACATGAAGACCCGTGGCTATGTCCGCCCGACCGAGGGGTTCATCCCGATCCACATGCCCAAGAACACGGGCACGGGCGCCATTCTCGCCGGTCTCGCCGTCGTCTTCGGCTTCGCCATGATCTGGCATATCTGGTGGCTCGCAGCCCTCGGCTTCGCCGGAATCCTGGTCGTCGCCATCGGCCACACCTTCAACTACGCACGCGACTATTACATCGACGCCCGGTCCGTCTCCGAGACGGAAGCAGACCGCAGCCGGCTGCTGGCGTCGCAGGCATGA
- a CDS encoding acyl-CoA dehydrogenase, with the protein MSDKAAFAWDDPFLLNDQLAEDERMIRDAAADFAREELLPRVEKAYLDEVTDPGLFPLMGKAGLLGVTLPETYGAAGANYVAYGLVAREVERVDSGYRSMMSVQSSLVIYPIHAYGSEEQKAKFLPGLVSGELIGCFGLTESDAGSDPAGMTTRVEKISGGYRLRGSKMWISNAPIADVFVVWAKSAAHDNEIRGFVLEKGMKGLSAPKIGGKLSLRASITGEIVMDGVEVGEDALLPGVSGLKGPFGCLNRARYGISWGVMGAAEDCWHRARQYGLDRKQFGKPLAQTQLFQKKLADMQTEIALGLQASLRVGRLMDEHRMTPEMVSIVKRNNCGKALDIARMARDMHGGNGIQIEYHVMRHAQNLETVNTYEGTHDIHALVLGRAQTGLQAFF; encoded by the coding sequence ATGAGCGACAAGGCCGCCTTTGCCTGGGACGATCCCTTTCTCCTGAACGATCAGCTTGCCGAAGACGAGCGGATGATCCGCGACGCGGCGGCCGACTTCGCCAGAGAGGAGCTGCTGCCACGGGTGGAGAAGGCCTATCTCGACGAGGTGACTGATCCGGGCCTCTTTCCGCTGATGGGCAAGGCCGGGCTTCTCGGCGTGACGCTGCCGGAGACTTATGGCGCGGCCGGCGCCAACTATGTCGCCTACGGCCTCGTCGCGCGCGAGGTGGAGCGGGTCGACAGCGGCTATCGCTCGATGATGAGCGTGCAGTCCTCGCTGGTGATCTATCCGATCCATGCCTATGGCTCGGAGGAGCAGAAGGCGAAATTCCTGCCCGGCCTCGTCTCGGGCGAGCTCATCGGCTGCTTCGGCCTGACCGAGTCGGACGCGGGCTCCGATCCGGCGGGCATGACGACGCGCGTCGAAAAGATCTCCGGCGGCTACCGTCTGCGCGGCTCAAAAATGTGGATCTCCAATGCGCCGATCGCCGACGTCTTCGTCGTCTGGGCGAAGTCCGCCGCGCATGACAACGAGATTCGCGGCTTCGTGCTGGAAAAGGGCATGAAGGGTCTTTCGGCGCCGAAGATCGGCGGCAAGCTCTCGCTGCGCGCCTCGATCACCGGCGAGATCGTCATGGATGGCGTGGAAGTCGGCGAGGACGCGCTGCTGCCGGGCGTTTCCGGCCTCAAGGGCCCCTTCGGCTGCCTCAACCGTGCCCGCTACGGCATTTCATGGGGCGTGATGGGGGCGGCGGAAGACTGCTGGCACCGCGCCCGGCAATACGGCCTCGACCGCAAGCAGTTCGGCAAACCGCTGGCCCAGACGCAGCTCTTCCAGAAGAAGCTCGCCGACATGCAGACGGAGATCGCGCTCGGCCTTCAGGCTTCGCTGCGGGTTGGCCGGCTGATGGACGAGCACCGGATGACGCCGGAGATGGTCTCGATCGTCAAGCGCAACAACTGCGGCAAGGCGCTCGATATCGCCCGCATGGCGCGCGACATGCACGGCGGCAACGGCATCCAGATCGAATATCACGTCATGCGTCACGCCCAGAACCTGGAGACGGTGAACACCTACGAGGGCACGCACGACATCCATGCGCTCGTGCTCGGCCGCGCGCAGACCGGGTTGCAGGCGTTCTTCTGA
- a CDS encoding ATP-binding protein, producing the protein MAAAGAEVSSDSRVLVSSDRQNLLFLIQLRWLAVVGQVMTILAVHFGFGIALPLMPMAGVILFIVACNLAALLRYRSQEVVTKPKLFVELLLDVTALTMLLYLSGGATNPFVSLYLLQVILGTILFDVRWCWVLVLLTSGCYLVLTELHRPLLLPEVQGDMINLHQHGRFLSFLLIAVLLVVFISRINANLRARDARLSKLHEQAIQEDHIIRMGLLASGAAHELGTPLATLSVILNDWQRMPQLGNDDLLAEEIDEMQAQVARCKAIVSGILLSAGEARGEGTVRSSVNAFLDNVVVEWHAGRSQVYLDYANLFGDDVPIVADTALKQVVFNILDNAADVSPQWVGVVISRRGNQLVISVRDRGPGFAEDILDDVGKPYRSTKGRPGGGLGLFLVTNVARKLGGSFTARNLPEGGALVEIALPLAAFAPGDGDPDDAEPGDGNPQAQDPGDRDD; encoded by the coding sequence ATGGCCGCGGCCGGTGCCGAAGTTTCGTCGGACAGCCGGGTGCTGGTCTCCTCGGACCGGCAAAACCTGCTCTTCCTGATCCAGTTGCGCTGGCTCGCCGTTGTCGGACAGGTGATGACGATCCTGGCGGTTCACTTCGGCTTCGGCATCGCGCTGCCATTGATGCCGATGGCCGGCGTCATCCTGTTCATCGTCGCCTGCAATCTGGCGGCTCTCCTGCGCTATCGCAGCCAGGAGGTGGTAACCAAGCCCAAGCTCTTCGTCGAACTGCTGCTCGATGTCACCGCGTTGACCATGCTGCTCTATCTCAGCGGCGGGGCGACCAACCCCTTCGTCTCGCTCTACCTGCTGCAGGTCATTCTCGGGACCATCCTCTTCGACGTGCGCTGGTGCTGGGTGCTCGTCCTCCTGACCTCGGGCTGCTATCTGGTTCTCACCGAACTGCACCGCCCTCTGTTGTTGCCGGAGGTGCAGGGCGACATGATCAACCTGCACCAGCACGGGCGCTTCCTCTCCTTCCTGCTCATCGCTGTGCTTCTGGTCGTCTTCATTTCCCGCATCAACGCCAATCTGCGCGCCCGCGACGCGCGGCTTTCCAAGCTGCACGAGCAGGCGATCCAGGAAGACCACATCATCCGCATGGGGCTTCTCGCCTCGGGCGCGGCCCATGAACTGGGAACGCCGCTTGCCACCCTCTCGGTCATCCTCAACGACTGGCAGCGCATGCCGCAGCTTGGCAACGACGACCTGCTGGCCGAGGAGATCGACGAGATGCAGGCGCAGGTCGCCCGCTGCAAGGCGATCGTCTCCGGCATCCTCCTGTCGGCCGGCGAGGCGCGCGGCGAGGGAACCGTGCGCTCCAGCGTCAATGCGTTTCTGGACAATGTCGTCGTCGAATGGCATGCGGGGCGGTCGCAAGTCTATCTCGACTATGCCAATCTCTTCGGCGACGACGTGCCGATCGTCGCGGACACGGCCCTCAAGCAGGTCGTGTTCAACATACTGGACAATGCCGCCGACGTGTCGCCGCAGTGGGTCGGCGTCGTGATATCGAGACGCGGCAACCAGCTGGTGATTTCCGTGCGTGATCGCGGGCCCGGCTTTGCGGAGGACATTCTCGATGACGTCGGCAAACCCTACCGGTCGACCAAGGGGCGGCCGGGCGGCGGGCTCGGGCTCTTTCTCGTGACCAACGTCGCGCGCAAGCTCGGAGGCTCGTTCACGGCACGCAATCTGCCCGAAGGCGGAGCGCTGGTGGAGATCGCCCTGCCGCTCGCGGCCTTCGCGCCAGGGGACGGGGATCCGGACGACGCGGAACCTGGCGACGGCAATCCGCAAGCGCAGGATCCGGGAGACAGGGATGACTGA
- the cyoD gene encoding cytochrome o ubiquinol oxidase subunit IV, with product MSSHAETADHGGHHHDAHGEGGADHGSFSGYVTGFVLSAILTAIPFWLVMGHVIDNPTATAFLVLGFGIIQIVVHMVFFLHMNTRSEGGWTMLALIFTCILVLITLSGSFWVMYHLNTNMMPGMMPLQDGIG from the coding sequence ATGTCTTCTCATGCTGAAACGGCCGATCACGGCGGCCACCATCACGATGCCCATGGCGAGGGCGGCGCCGATCACGGCAGCTTCTCCGGCTATGTCACCGGCTTCGTCCTGTCGGCGATCCTGACGGCAATCCCCTTCTGGCTGGTCATGGGCCATGTCATCGACAACCCGACGGCGACCGCCTTCCTGGTGCTCGGCTTCGGCATCATCCAGATCGTCGTGCACATGGTGTTCTTCCTGCATATGAACACCCGCTCCGAGGGCGGCTGGACCATGCTGGCGCTGATCTTCACCTGCATCCTGGTGCTGATCACGCTCTCCGGGTCCTTCTGGGTCATGTATCACCTCAACACCAACATGATGCCGGGCATGATGCCCTTGCAGGACGGCATCGGCTGA
- a CDS encoding SURF1 family protein, translated as MTNPMPAGKARSRRILFVAGTAVLVLVLLALGTWQVERRAWKLDLIARVESRIHADPVEAPGTAAWPSIDAATSEYRHVTLSGTYLSGKDTLVKAVTDFGSGRWVLTPLKRNDGTVVLINRGFVADDQLSGKGWTAAEDGGPVTVTGLLRISEPGGGFLRDNDPGADRWYSRDVAAIASAKGLDALGAVAPYFVDQDAAAGAIADGSSRPIAGLTRVTFANNHLTYAITWYGLALMVAAGTVYGLGKERD; from the coding sequence ATGACAAATCCCATGCCGGCCGGAAAGGCCCGCTCCAGGCGCATTCTTTTCGTCGCGGGGACCGCTGTTCTTGTTCTCGTTCTCCTTGCGCTCGGCACATGGCAGGTCGAGCGCCGCGCGTGGAAACTCGATCTCATCGCCCGCGTGGAATCGCGCATTCATGCCGATCCGGTCGAAGCGCCCGGCACCGCGGCATGGCCCTCCATCGATGCGGCCACATCCGAATACCGTCACGTCACCCTCTCGGGGACCTACCTTTCCGGCAAGGACACGCTGGTGAAGGCCGTGACCGACTTCGGCTCCGGGCGCTGGGTGCTGACCCCGCTGAAGCGTAACGACGGTACGGTCGTCCTGATCAATCGCGGTTTCGTTGCCGATGATCAGCTGAGCGGCAAGGGCTGGACGGCGGCCGAAGACGGTGGACCCGTCACTGTCACGGGTCTTCTCAGGATCAGTGAACCGGGCGGCGGCTTTCTGCGCGACAACGACCCGGGGGCCGACCGCTGGTATTCGCGCGATGTCGCCGCGATCGCCTCGGCGAAGGGGCTCGATGCGCTGGGCGCCGTCGCCCCCTACTTCGTCGACCAGGACGCCGCAGCCGGCGCGATCGCCGACGGCAGCAGCAGGCCGATCGCCGGTCTGACGCGGGTGACCTTCGCCAACAACCATCTCACCTACGCGATCACCTGGTACGGCCTTGCCTTGATGGTGGCGGCCGGAACAGTATATGGCTTGGGCAAGGAGCGCGACTGA
- a CDS encoding polysaccharide biosynthesis tyrosine autokinase: MLRQLNKSPLSGKSFRLIDNTVRTDELFDRIWAAVRRQILALILIVVFFVGMGGLYLYFAEPSYTSESYLLIDTRRVAGMEDNTAGATDVVDDSMVDSQVEVILSENSILKVIDKLDLINDPAFSRDRPGFFARAYNQLLGNVFGSSGASDDGSASSASAGDAAPSDNAGAASPAAGQPAPTDGAGAMPSKIAAAGATPGSSPTAEGVPGEAAPGTPAMAPAGDNAQTAGAQPAAGADATADPDFLRKRLVLEQLLGNIKVQRIGRTYVLTISFTAVDPVVAANVANAVADQYLTDQLESKYEATQRAGDWLQDRIKELRERSIAADNTVQKYRADHGLISANGVLVNEQQLGEINTELVKSRAVTAQSEARYRRIKDIIDTKAMDAAVTESIDSPVIVDLRTKFLDTARRRQDIARRIGEDSEATKAMDRQMDDYRRLIFEELGRIAESYRSDLNIAKANEQSLEKNLQDMVNLNAATNETQVQLRELERESETYRNIYTTFLQRYQETIQQQSFPITEARIITRAVPSQKPSAPNPNLVLAAAMMLGLFVGGVVTSYREYADRVFRTGSQIRAELGTEFFGMLWKVKRRRLLINRMKDTDGRRLLRPASSVYEQAAENPLAASTETLRSIKIAADLAFHSHVAKTIGVVSALPGEGKTVVSKNFASLVATTGAKTLLIDCDMRNPGLTRAVAGHAEEGLVEAIAEGRPVQELIYEEDKTGLHVLPCVARKRLFHTSELLSSKAMTDILNWARDNYDYVILDLSPLGPVVDVRVIEPEIDGFVFVVAWGETPRRIVRSIINGEKDIAAKCLGVLLNKVDPKRGQAYQSIEDKERYMRRYTNYYVDQ, from the coding sequence ATGCTTCGACAGTTGAACAAGTCTCCCCTGAGTGGCAAGAGCTTCCGGCTGATCGACAACACCGTTCGTACCGATGAACTATTTGATCGCATCTGGGCTGCGGTCCGCCGGCAAATCCTGGCGTTGATACTCATCGTCGTATTTTTCGTCGGGATGGGCGGCCTCTATCTCTATTTTGCCGAGCCTTCCTATACCTCCGAGAGCTATCTCCTGATCGACACGCGCCGCGTCGCCGGCATGGAAGACAACACGGCCGGCGCGACGGACGTCGTCGATGATTCGATGGTCGACAGCCAGGTCGAGGTCATTCTTTCCGAGAACAGCATCCTGAAGGTGATCGACAAGCTGGATCTGATCAATGATCCGGCCTTCAGTCGCGACCGCCCGGGCTTCTTTGCGCGTGCCTACAACCAGCTTCTGGGCAATGTGTTCGGGTCTTCCGGCGCATCGGACGACGGCAGCGCGTCCTCGGCGTCCGCCGGCGATGCCGCACCTTCAGACAATGCCGGAGCCGCGTCTCCCGCGGCAGGCCAGCCGGCGCCGACCGACGGGGCCGGCGCCATGCCCTCGAAGATCGCGGCCGCCGGCGCTACCCCCGGATCGTCGCCGACGGCCGAGGGCGTGCCGGGCGAGGCTGCACCGGGCACCCCCGCCATGGCACCGGCCGGAGACAATGCGCAGACCGCTGGCGCGCAGCCGGCGGCAGGCGCCGACGCCACCGCCGATCCCGATTTCCTGCGCAAGCGCCTGGTGCTCGAGCAGCTGCTCGGCAATATCAAGGTGCAGCGTATCGGCCGGACCTATGTCCTGACGATCTCGTTCACGGCCGTCGATCCGGTCGTCGCGGCCAATGTCGCCAATGCCGTCGCCGACCAGTATCTGACCGACCAGCTGGAGTCGAAATACGAGGCGACGCAGCGTGCCGGCGACTGGCTGCAGGACCGTATCAAGGAGCTGCGCGAACGCTCCATCGCCGCCGACAACACGGTGCAGAAATACCGGGCCGACCACGGTCTCATCTCCGCCAATGGCGTGCTGGTGAACGAACAGCAGCTGGGCGAGATCAACACCGAACTGGTCAAGTCCCGCGCCGTCACCGCACAGTCGGAGGCAAGGTATCGCCGGATCAAGGACATCATCGACACGAAGGCGATGGATGCGGCCGTGACGGAGTCCATCGACAGCCCGGTGATCGTCGACCTGCGGACGAAATTCCTCGATACCGCCCGCCGCCGCCAGGACATTGCCCGGCGCATCGGCGAGGATTCGGAAGCCACCAAGGCGATGGACCGGCAGATGGACGACTATCGCCGGCTGATCTTCGAGGAACTCGGCCGGATCGCCGAGAGCTACCGCAGCGACCTCAATATCGCCAAGGCCAACGAGCAGTCGCTGGAAAAGAACCTGCAGGACATGGTCAACCTCAACGCGGCGACCAACGAAACGCAGGTCCAGCTGCGCGAGCTGGAGCGCGAGTCGGAGACCTACCGCAATATCTACACCACCTTCCTGCAGCGGTATCAGGAGACCATCCAGCAGCAGTCCTTCCCGATCACGGAAGCGCGGATCATCACGCGCGCGGTTCCCTCCCAGAAGCCGAGCGCACCCAATCCGAACCTTGTTCTTGCCGCGGCGATGATGTTGGGCCTGTTCGTCGGCGGGGTCGTGACCAGCTACAGGGAATATGCCGACCGGGTGTTCCGTACCGGCAGCCAGATCCGCGCGGAGCTCGGGACCGAGTTCTTCGGCATGCTGTGGAAGGTCAAGCGTCGCCGCCTGCTGATCAATCGCATGAAGGATACCGACGGACGGCGTCTGTTGCGGCCGGCCAGCTCGGTCTACGAACAGGCGGCCGAGAATCCTCTGGCGGCAAGCACCGAAACGCTGCGCAGCATCAAGATCGCCGCCGATCTCGCCTTCCACAGCCATGTGGCCAAGACGATCGGCGTCGTTTCGGCACTGCCGGGCGAGGGCAAGACGGTCGTTTCGAAGAATTTCGCATCGCTGGTCGCCACGACCGGGGCGAAGACGCTGCTGATCGACTGCGACATGCGCAATCCGGGCCTGACCCGCGCCGTGGCCGGCCATGCCGAGGAGGGCCTCGTCGAGGCCATCGCCGAAGGGCGCCCGGTGCAGGAGCTGATCTACGAGGAAGACAAGACCGGGCTGCATGTGCTGCCCTGCGTTGCCCGCAAGCGCCTGTTCCATACGAGCGAGCTGCTCTCTTCCAAGGCGATGACCGACATCCTGAACTGGGCGAGGGACAACTACGACTACGTCATCCTCGACTTGTCGCCGCTCGGTCCCGTGGTGGACGTGCGTGTGATCGAGCCGGAGATCGACGGGTTCGTCTTCGTCGTTGCCTGGGGCGAGACGCCAAGGCGCATTGTCCGCAGCATCATCAACGGCGAGAAGGACATCGCCGCCAAATGCCTCGGCGTGCTCCTTAACAAGGTCGATCCGAAGCGCGGTCAGGCCTACCAGTCCATCGAGGACAAGGAGCGCTACATGCGGCGCTATACCAACTACTACGTCGATCAATGA
- a CDS encoding response regulator transcription factor, translating into MTEERTLLIVEDDVAFARTLQRSFERRNYHVRVSHTLDEAVAALKQETPGFAVVDLKLAGDSGLKCVKLLHQQDEDMRIVVLTGFASIATAVEAIKLGACHYLAKPANTDDIEAAFARADGDEAVKLTERPTSLKNLEWERIHETLVETGFNISETARRLGMHRRTLARKLEKRRVT; encoded by the coding sequence ATGACTGAGGAGCGAACCCTTCTGATCGTCGAGGACGACGTGGCCTTTGCCCGCACGCTGCAGCGCTCCTTCGAGCGGCGCAACTATCATGTCCGGGTGAGCCATACGCTCGATGAGGCGGTTGCGGCCCTGAAGCAGGAAACGCCCGGCTTCGCGGTCGTGGACCTGAAGCTTGCCGGCGATTCCGGCCTCAAATGCGTGAAGCTGCTGCATCAGCAGGACGAGGACATGCGCATCGTGGTGCTGACCGGCTTTGCCTCCATCGCCACGGCGGTCGAGGCGATCAAGCTTGGCGCCTGCCATTATCTCGCCAAGCCCGCCAACACCGACGACATCGAGGCGGCCTTCGCGCGGGCGGACGGCGACGAGGCGGTCAAGCTGACGGAGCGGCCGACGTCCTTGAAGAATCTCGAATGGGAGCGGATCCACGAGACGCTGGTCGAGACCGGTTTCAACATTTCGGAGACCGCCCGCCGGCTCGGCATGCACCGGCGCACCCTTGCCCGCAAGCTGGAAAAGCGGCGGGTCACCTGA
- the cyoC gene encoding cytochrome o ubiquinol oxidase subunit III, which produces MQSQAVEAPSRDVFYRTEEIHAPSSTMLGFWIYLMSDCLIFACLFAAYGVLGHATAGGPGPKELFDLSLVALNTSMLLFSSITYGFAMLEMEKGRQEMTLVWLAITACFGLAFVGLELKEFGELITEGYGPWHSAFLSSFFALVGTHGLHVSVGLLWLGVLMVQVVNKGLIPENKRRLMCLSLFWHFLDVIWIGVFSFVYLMAVL; this is translated from the coding sequence ATGCAATCCCAGGCCGTCGAGGCTCCGTCCCGCGACGTCTTCTACCGCACCGAGGAGATCCACGCGCCCTCCAGCACCATGCTGGGCTTCTGGATCTACCTGATGAGCGACTGTCTCATCTTCGCCTGCCTTTTCGCCGCTTACGGCGTGCTGGGCCACGCCACGGCCGGCGGGCCGGGGCCGAAGGAACTCTTCGACCTCTCGCTCGTCGCGCTCAACACGTCGATGCTGCTGTTTTCCTCCATCACCTATGGCTTCGCCATGCTGGAGATGGAGAAGGGCCGGCAGGAGATGACGCTGGTGTGGCTGGCGATCACCGCCTGTTTCGGCCTTGCCTTCGTCGGGCTGGAACTGAAGGAGTTCGGCGAGCTGATCACCGAGGGCTACGGCCCCTGGCACAGCGCGTTCCTGTCCTCCTTCTTCGCGCTCGTCGGCACCCACGGCCTGCATGTCTCCGTCGGCCTTCTGTGGCTTGGCGTGCTGATGGTGCAGGTGGTCAACAAGGGCCTCATCCCGGAGAACAAGCGGCGGCTGATGTGCCTTTCGCTGTTCTGGCACTTCCTCGACGTCATCTGGATTGGCGTCTTCTCCTTCGTCTACCTGATGGCGGTGCTCTGA
- a CDS encoding MarR family winged helix-turn-helix transcriptional regulator, protein MAVKPDRPSGATAQQRPYVLDEQVGFVLRQVSQRHATIFANRIGCDVTPTQWAALSKLAEVGPTSQNRLGRLTAMDVATIKGVIDRLIARGFVTTETDPEDARRRLLTLSEGGRALVQSHIADAFAISEETVAPLDEADRAEFIRLLAKLR, encoded by the coding sequence ATTGCGGTGAAACCGGACAGGCCCTCGGGCGCAACGGCGCAGCAGCGCCCCTATGTCCTCGACGAGCAGGTCGGCTTCGTGCTGCGGCAGGTCAGCCAGCGGCATGCGACGATCTTCGCGAACCGCATCGGCTGCGACGTGACGCCGACGCAGTGGGCCGCGCTGTCGAAACTCGCCGAGGTCGGGCCGACGTCGCAGAACCGGCTCGGCCGGCTGACCGCCATGGACGTGGCAACGATCAAGGGGGTCATAGACCGGCTGATCGCCCGCGGTTTCGTGACGACCGAAACGGATCCCGAGGACGCCCGCCGCCGCCTGCTGACGCTGAGCGAGGGCGGCAGGGCGCTGGTCCAAAGCCACATCGCCGATGCCTTCGCGATCAGCGAGGAAACCGTGGCCCCCCTCGACGAAGCGGACCGGGCCGAGTTCATCCGGCTGCTGGCGAAACTGCGCTAG
- a CDS encoding amino acid synthesis family protein — protein sequence MSMKIRKLVTVVDEILTEMGRDVVPPVRRAAAIAVIENPFAGVYVEDLSPLIEMGAELGRLLSERAVAALGIVSDEAQGYGKAALVGENGEMEHAAALLHPKMGAPVRKTLGKGAALIPSSKKRGGMGAELDIPLGHKDAAYVRSHFDGMQVCVNDAPRANEIMVAIAVTTGGRPLPRVGGLTVDEIKGEDGLR from the coding sequence ATGAGCATGAAGATCCGCAAACTCGTGACCGTGGTCGACGAGATCCTCACCGAAATGGGCCGGGATGTCGTCCCGCCGGTGCGCCGGGCGGCGGCGATCGCCGTCATCGAGAACCCCTTTGCGGGGGTCTATGTCGAGGATCTGTCGCCGTTGATCGAGATGGGCGCGGAACTCGGCAGGCTCCTGTCCGAGCGGGCCGTGGCAGCGCTCGGGATCGTCAGCGATGAGGCCCAAGGCTATGGCAAGGCCGCGCTGGTCGGCGAAAACGGCGAGATGGAGCATGCCGCCGCCCTCCTGCATCCCAAGATGGGCGCCCCGGTGCGCAAGACGCTCGGCAAGGGCGCGGCGCTGATCCCCTCGTCCAAGAAGCGCGGCGGCATGGGGGCGGAGCTCGACATTCCGCTTGGCCACAAGGACGCGGCCTATGTCCGCTCGCATTTCGATGGCATGCAGGTCTGCGTCAACGATGCGCCTCGGGCCAACGAGATCATGGTGGCGATCGCGGTCACGACCGGCGGACGCCCGCTGCCTCGGGTCGGCGGGTTGACGGTAGACGAGATCAAGGGCGAGGACGGATTGCGGTGA